One segment of Mycobacterium spongiae DNA contains the following:
- a CDS encoding amidohydrolase family protein: MIKHADGTRTPVIDASVHIFFPSNKDLRSFLREPFKSRGFPDYEMDWYGAPASEYATNTEGPNRRYPGSDPEFVGHELFSKRGVDVAILHPMGRGIMPDRHLGSALHAAHNEMMVSRWLESDTLGDRFRGTIRVNPDDIAGALREIDKWQQHPRVVQIGVPLQSRELYGKPQFWPLWEKAAEANLPVAVHIETGEGIALPPTPSGHTQTYEQYVSFMALNYLYHLMNMIAEGVFERFANLKFVWADGAADFVTPFIWRMDTFGRPHLEQTPWAPRIPSDYLPGHVYFVQGSLDGPGDADFAGEWFAFTGKENMVMFGSSYPHWQCADITKLPSALSAEQRDRVAWRNAADLYGIDISVDLATS, encoded by the coding sequence GTGATCAAGCACGCCGACGGAACTCGCACGCCAGTCATCGACGCCAGCGTGCACATCTTCTTTCCGTCCAACAAAGACCTGCGTAGCTTCCTTCGCGAGCCCTTCAAGAGTCGCGGCTTCCCCGACTACGAGATGGATTGGTACGGCGCACCCGCTAGCGAATACGCCACGAACACCGAGGGGCCGAACCGCCGCTACCCGGGATCAGATCCGGAATTCGTTGGCCACGAGCTGTTTTCGAAGCGTGGGGTCGATGTGGCGATCCTGCACCCGATGGGCCGCGGCATCATGCCAGACCGGCATCTGGGCAGTGCGCTGCACGCCGCTCACAACGAGATGATGGTGTCGCGCTGGTTGGAGTCCGACACGTTGGGTGACCGTTTCCGTGGAACCATCCGGGTGAACCCCGACGACATCGCCGGCGCGCTGCGCGAAATCGACAAATGGCAGCAGCACCCGCGGGTGGTCCAGATCGGGGTTCCGCTGCAGTCCCGTGAGCTTTATGGCAAACCACAATTCTGGCCGTTGTGGGAGAAGGCCGCCGAGGCCAATCTGCCGGTTGCCGTGCACATCGAGACCGGAGAAGGTATCGCGCTGCCGCCGACGCCTTCGGGGCACACACAGACCTATGAGCAATACGTCAGCTTCATGGCGCTCAACTACCTGTACCACCTGATGAACATGATCGCCGAGGGAGTGTTCGAGCGCTTCGCGAACCTCAAGTTCGTGTGGGCCGATGGTGCGGCGGACTTCGTAACGCCATTCATCTGGCGCATGGACACGTTCGGCCGGCCGCACCTTGAGCAGACACCGTGGGCGCCACGGATACCCAGCGACTACCTGCCCGGCCACGTGTACTTCGTCCAGGGCAGCCTCGACGGGCCCGGCGACGCCGATTTTGCCGGTGAATGGTTCGCGTTCACCGGCAAAGAGAACATGGTGATGTTCGGGTCCAGCTATCCGCACTGGCAGTGCGCCGATATCACCAAGCTGCCCTCCGCTCTGTCTGCCGAGCAGCGCGACAGAGTCGCCTGGCGCAACGCGGCCGACCTCTATGGAATCGACATTTCGGTCGACCTCGCAACGAGCTAG